The genomic region CTTTGGCTTTCCATATATCAAGAGACAAAATATCAAGAGACAAAACTTTGATTCAACTTGAGACAATACTAATCCATTGAAGGATTTGTCTATTTTTGataaatgttattttaaaaaccTCTCCAAAAGGAGTTAAACTCTCCTCCACAAAATGCGTCTTTTCAACTAGACCAAACGGTACATGCCTTCCCTCAAGTAGCCTATATCTTATAGGTTGGGAGTTTAAATCCTACTATAGGCAAATGTCCATCATTTCCTTTGGTAGTTGACTTAGTGTCATGCAGATTTAACCTAGTAAGGCGTTTCTTCTTTGTGAATTCATGTTCTCTTCAGTCACTTGGATTTTCCATAGAGTTGGAAGAAAAAATCTTCACTCAACTCGGGGATAATATTAACCTATTAATGGTTCCTTTAGCTTTGATTAAATGGCACTTCGAAGACTTCTCCATAAAATTTCGGTCTCCCCTCAATGAGTTCCAAAGGTGTATTTCTTGTGAAGGGGCATTTGGAGAACCATGTGGATATATAGGCCATTGAAGCATTAAGTTGTTTTTTCTTGTGCAGGTTCAGACTGGTGTTGCATTGTCTTTCTGAGCAGCAGTTTTTTTGTTTACTCTCCATTGTTTTTAATCGCCCTTAATGCTGTTTTTACGCTGACATTAACTATATGTCATGTCTAATATAAACTTCGCCTTGCTAATATACAACAGGCTCATTCAATTCATTGGGTATATGGTTATATCTTCTGACCATGTTGCTTGACTGCAAGGCAAAGCGCATTCTACTCTCTTGGCTTTGCAACAAATAGATTATACTCACCATATTTTGATTTCAATATGAGAAAATCTTCAAAAACGCAAAGAAACCCATGATTCTGCTTATTATCTATCAGTTCTTTATGaccaaaagaaacaaaaaagtgAAAGAAGATGCTTGCACAGTTTTAAAATAATGAAGCTTTTGAGAGGTTCCCCTCTTTTCTATTACTTTAATTTGCCAATAtttcctcaaatatttttcaGTAATTTCAATGGTATTTGCTTATATTCTCAGTTTCAGATTTTGCAGATGTTGTGATTTTAGCTGCCATTATCTGGTTTAAACCTCATTCTGGGAATTAAAACAATACCATGGCAATGGATTTTAAGGTTTCCAGAAACTTATATGAAAGATTCCCCAAAAAAATCAATCAAAGTTTAACCAACCAATCAAATTCATTTACATATACACTCTCTATAAATCCCCTAATGTCAAAACtggtaaaacaaaatcaaaagaaACATAAGCTGAAACCTTAAGCCATAGACATGTTAGAAAGCCTACTTGGTGTTGGCTTAAAGTTCCACCACCTAAGTGTCATCTTACGATTTGGTGAAGGAGTCAATGCCCTCCTCAATATCTCTTTATTAGCACTATATCTCTTCATGTTCTGCTTTGGCACCATGTAACCATGCCTGCCACAAGGTACTGAACCCGGACGGCTCGAACACGTACACCTCGGACGACGtcctgatgatgatgatgccatgTAACTTTTCCTACGACCCCGGTTCTCCTCCGCCACCGGTGACGCCGGAATGTCTAAACCTTGTGTAGTTTGTTTCTCAAAGATGGTCAACTGCATATTTGTGGAGTAGGTGAAGAAGCTGAAACTGGTCATTAATGCCTTGTTCATTTTGATTTGTTAAGCTTATATAGAttccattttatatatatatatatatattaattttgtaTATCTTTGAAAGCTGTTTCTTTGATTGTAAGAAGGGAGGCTTTGACCAAAATTTTTGAGATTATGGTGGAAATGAGATGACTGTAATATTTTGActacaaaaatattaattttttttcactCGGTTTCAGTATTTGCTTTAATTAGAAGGAATTTTACATGTGATTTTTAAGCTATAAATGCTTATTTTGTTAAGGAAAAATTATGATGAATGAGTTGGACCACTAATCCAACTCCACTACTTAATTTTGACTTCCACACCcaaatgtcatgtcataaatcaattttattaaattttgtgaACCACTAAGCTACTCTTTTTCTCATTGGAAAATGAATTTAACCCTTAAGATGCCATGGAAGAGACATTAAGATTAATTATCCAAATTTGTTATGGCATATTGTTTTAAAGGTCAAAATATTATTATGTAgtgcttcttttttctttttttctttttgcacaAGAAAATGACTAAAGGCATCTAATCATCAAGCATTGAACCCTAGGCCAACTCattgttcaatttttttttattaataaatgcttgtaaaaacaaacaaaaaaaaaatcctaaacTATTCAATGAGTTAATGGGTGAGTGCTTTTGAGTTGtctcattttttttcatcaaaTGTAGGGAGGCAGCTAAGACCCATCTCTCATCTTTACTCTTAACATGTCTAccccttttttatatttttttaataaacttTTTTATaaccattttaaatattttaatcagaCTATTCCTTTTATATATATCCTGAgcttaaattgttttaatttcaaaaataaatttatgctattattatattttattttctaattagttttaaagttttatttaaaaatctagAATTTTTACTATCATTAgtgatattatattataattgtgATTCATATTGAAAGGATGATTTGCTGTGCTGGGTCATTGGGAATGGCCACAAATTCATCCAAACCACATAAGCAAAAAACTCAGTGCCAGCTTGTTGCAGATGTGCAaaatcccttttatttatttatattttaaatctaattGTTGAATatcttccctttttctttttaatatatatGATTTCCAGCAAGAAattcttttttatttcattttctttttgtgcAATTGTGTGTCATCCAACGCAAATTGTTGCTActttttttctttaaaacttaaaacaatagaaaatttatttatgatatattcaCAATTTATGATATTTTAAAGGTAAATATTGACCAATTTAATCAATTGAATCAAGAATTATATTCTATTTTATACGAACACTATTTAAGATTTAGAAAATATTTAAATCGATCAAAATTAAAActaatttaattgaaaaaatccaattatatttattatttatttaacgaTAAAAAATCGAATTTGATTCCATATTCTTTTTAATATTGTGCTGCCTGCAATTGTATAGCCTAaattcattttcttctttaaaagaaaatacagcctattaattgaaatttctctTTTGCTTTTGCAATTCGCACAACTAGGTACAAGTGATTAATTCTTTTTTCTAAATTGTTTTGCAATTAGGTTGATACTTGGCACTGATGCaagaaaaaaacataaaattggACATTAAATTCAACAACCTGGAGTTTGAATTATAATTAGGTCCTCCATTATCCAATGCTGCTTTTTTGTTGCTAGTGTCAATTTCTGCTTCACTGTTAGACCCGAAAATACTAAGCACAACATGAATATATCATAAAAGATTAGTTAAAATATGAATGGTAGGAAAAAAGTATACAGATGTGTCAAAATTTGtatcacataatttattaatgagttaaattttatataatactttaaatacgaataaatatataatataataaaaatactcGAATTCGGTCCAATTAGGTTGTTAAAATGTTTAATTCTACTTAGCTGCTGTTTTTTTCAGTTCAAATAATGAATTATGGGCCCAAGATTTGTATAGGAATTTTAGTTGCACCATTAATGAAAACCCTATTCTTTTTTATAGGGTCATTGATGATGATGAAAGAAAAATCAAAACCTAACCCATTTCAATAAATTAAGCTTTTCCTTTAGAAGTAGATGATGGATAACGTTTCTTCGTAAATATGTCCCGTATTATTAACATTTATGATTCTAAcaatttctctctttcttttgaATAATGACAAAATCTTTGTTAAACAAACAAGTTTACAAGATATATTTATTgttttgaaataaaatttaaataaaaataatttcatttatttcataaaaaatgaattcttttaaaaaataatcttTAAAAGATGAATTGATGATACACAAAATAGATGATGAAGGTTGAGCCAATTCATATAAAGATGTAGAGAGTCATGTTTGGTAGTTCTTAGAGTTAGGGAGAAGAATAAAAGGTTTTGGGATGAGTTTGATAGAATTTTAAGTGTAAAGGAGTGTTTTGGAGAAATCTGGTCAATGGATAAAGCTTATATAGTTTGATATAACTCCCTTTGAACATGTATCTTACTGAGGAGAGTTAGTAGCCGAGTCATGGTTGTTGTCTTGTTAACGGGTCCTTAGGTTGGACCAATGTGACTTTGTATTTCTACATATGTTGAATATACAGGAGATAGGTATTAATGGGAGATCTAGCCTAAACTTAGTAGGGGTGGTGGCCACATGTCACCTAGCGAGGTGGTTTTTTTATTGTAAGTTGGGTGAGCCCTTCATTGGTTGTAAATTGGACAAGTCCCTCATTGTTCTCTCCCTTAGTCAAGGTAGTTAAATTAGTCTAGGCGTTTACATATAATAATTTCCCCTAGTGAGGCTGAGAGTAATAGCTTTGGATGTAGAATTACACCCGTAGAGGTGATCTAAGTGTTGTTGCAAAGGGACATTGAACAATCCTATTATCAATATGAGTTTTAGGTTCCAAAgggattttgttgtttgagtgatGTGGAGATAAATGAAAGGGGGTTCCATTTGCCCCTTTATGTATTTAAGATAGGACTCCATTTGCCATtgcatcaatttttttttttatgtatgcCATAGATGATTTTGGTATTGCTCCTAGCCATTCGTCTAGTACATCGTAGTTGATTATGATAGGTTTCTTTTTCAACTATTATGAAATAGGTGAACCTACTATGTTAGAGATGTGGTGATAAGGAAGATGGTCGTGTTTTTACTCAAGATTGTCACCTTTACTAAATTTGAATCAGGGCAAATAATTTTGGATGAAATAATCAAGAACGCTAAAACAAAGAATCCAAGAAATAATCAATCATGTTGAAACAAAGAATCCAAGACTATCTTTGCCTTTTCCTTCCTTGGTCTTTCAAATACTCTTACTGTAGAAACCACATATTTTTCTAAGGATAAAGTCTAAGAACCTCAACCTTtggaattaaaatattttttctatgTGGAAACATAGAAAACATGGAAAGCTTGCAACTGCTGATAATAaggaagcaattgataaagaagAGGAAGAATGTGAATATGTGACTAAACCAACTATAAACCCCATTGCAACTACCTTCACAACTATTAAACATTCCACAATTGCATAGATAAGTTGTTACAACATTTAGATGAGGATATTGGCAACTTGGATAAAAGCATCTAATATATTGAGAATTAGTTGAGGGTGTTTCAACATCCAATAACCTAAGCTCAATGTTACAAACGATCTTCTTACCTATATGTAGTGATATTTGGCAATTTTTGTAATAAAAAAAATGGAGATGAGTAGCAATGTGGAGTGTGTAACAGTTGGGGTTTGTTTATGAAACTTTCAAGTTTTTAAacttctgattttgatgatgttgattttattttgttaaaCTTATAAAGGTGTGCATGAATTAAGGGGGAGTATGTTGTTGAATATGCTTGCTTTTGTCGGTGGTAAagtttttgtttaaaatttaccaaaaagGGAGATTTTTAGTGCCAAATTTATCTTCTAGCTATAACATCAGCTGTAACTTGAGGCATAGCTAACAATTGTATAAAACTTGTGTTATATAGATTGACATATTTTGACCTAAACTTTATGGACCCTTTTTAGTGGGTTTCGATGAGTGATTATGACCCGTTTATGAAGCTAAGATGTGTAAGAATCAAATTAAGCAAggatcaaatcaaaatatttcaaTATAGTTCGAGTTCCCATGTTTAGAAGATCAATCATAATGAGTATTTAATGTTGAGGAGATCTCAATCATATAAAAATGATCGAAGACCTTTTTATGTGGCTACTTATATGAAAAAGTGATTGTAATTGTTTGTAAATTTAACAAGCTTTTTAACTCTTTATATACACTACTTGTTTAGGTTAGATTAAAGTATTGACAGAGCACTTCATTTTGTTCATAGAGGAATTTTTTAGGTTAGTTTACATCTAAGCTTTGAAGAGAAAGTCTTAAAGGGAGAGTAATCCTATTTAGAGTATAAAAGTAAGGTTTCTATTTGGTGAGTGAGTGAGACTAAAATCACAACTTTTACTCATTGAAGAATAGTGGATTAACTCTTTGGCAAGGTCCTACACATGTAGGAATTTGCGGACTATGTAAACAACGTTCTAGTGtccatttctatttttttttgcaATAGCTACTTCATCTAGTTGCAACTTGCCTTATATCTAAACCTATATTTGATATATAACAATCAACATTCGTTCACGCTTGAATAGGTAAGCTCGAAAAGGTGAGGTTGAAATATTTAAAGCTAATGATATTGTGATTGAATAGGCAAGCCTAAAAAGACAATGTTAAAAAGCCATAACTTGTTGAAAATCCAAGTTTATTGATATTGTGCCAAAATAAGAAAGtaagaaaaggcaaagttgacaAGCTATAACTTGCTAAGAAAACAAGTTTAAATGATAATACAACTAAAAAGGTGAGCTTAAAAAAGCGAGGTTGAAAAGTCATTTTTACACACCTATTTAGTGATAAAACACAATGcctttcaattttgaaattgagtaTTAAAAAACACCTTTTCAAATGTTTGTCATTTTATGTTTCTTATAACAAGTTTTTTTTTGTCTATCTATGCTAATTCATGTGCACTGTAGCTAGTCTTCTTAGTAACCCTATATGGTCTTTTCAAGTTCAATACAAATTTACCCTGATAAGATGCAAGAAGGCTAGCTTCTGTGTTTCTCAAGACTAAGTTACCAatatgaatgtaacaccccaaacccgaccaagatgttatggccaaatctaaagATGTTACGTAAAACGAGTGTAAACCCAGTTttcgtaaatttaaaaaaatcgtaAACTTTTATTACTTAAAACCCTggtttaatagaaaaatacatctAACTTAACTTTATAGTTGAAAACGATGTTTGCTTACATTTTCTAAAAGAATACTTTGCAGTGGAAATTCTCAGATCGTTATGTTTTAGAAAAACCAAGTTTATTTTCTTGAAATTAGTTATTTTGAAGGAAATAAGATATTATCGATAAAACGATTTTAATGGTATCatgcaaaaattgaaaataaagtcCTAAAAACTAAAACAGTCCAAAATGTCCAAATATTACAAAACGCTTAAATCGAAATTTAACTGAATCAAATGTAACAAATTTATTGTAACCGAGATCCCGTGGCACTGACCCGCCTAAGTCTAAGGATTACTTGAAAATATCAGTCAAACAGAAGATGAGTTTTCGAAACTCTGTGTATAACGAATAACTTTACGTAGTTAATTTATATCAGACAGATTTAGAATAACAGAGTCATATTAGAGCAATACAGGTACAAACATATATTCCAACTCCCATCCAttacacaccatcttcgaccatcccAATACACCATCATATGGGGTATAAAACTCCTATCCAACCCTACGCACCACTTAGTGTCAATAAGACACTTCCAGAAAATTTGCAGCTGAACTGCTAGTGTAATAGGCGAGTTATCACCATTCGCAGAAATACTTCCTCCACATAATATTACCCATCCTGGACACAAATCTAGCTATTTGTTGAGTGTAACTCACCAATCTAGTTTTAGCTAGGTTTCTTTCAAGTAAATCCAAGTTGGTTATGAGGGCTTTATAATTCTGTTAGGCATTAAATGAGGAATCCTAAAAGTGTTGAGTCCTATTTCAACTAGTATTACAACATCCAAACCATAAGTCATGTTGAATGGCTATGAGGGTCATTACCATAGGAGATCGAATATTTGGTGTGACAAGCCAAGATTAGCTTATAGAATATTTATATTAGGCATTCTCAACTCTTCTATTTTTGCATATTGTCAAGCTTTTTAATACAAATGATACAATTTAGTTTGTCATCGATCAATGTATATCTTAAATTTCAATGATGAACCCTTGATATAAACTTCTGTATTGCCTAATCAttagttaaaaaaaataaaaaaaatctttgTAACAACCCGTATTTTAGTGGTGCCGGAATCGGTGATTTTGGAACACCATTATCTGATGAtcgagttcgtaaatattatattttatatttaaatttttattttagtattatagtAAATTATGGTCTAGGAATTTTATTGAATTAATAGTCAATTTTGGTATAAgggctaaatcataaaaatgataaaagttacttgctattgatttttatttgtttaaggACTAACTTAGTAATTAAATTAAGGTCTAATATGGTAAATTAGCCACTTTTAAATGTGGTAACCGATTGGTAAATTTTAATATGCATATAaggttataattttataattaaaacttgtaaaatgactaaaaaattattaataaataaaacttataGTGAATGGAAAGAGAAAGATTACTTTTCTCATATCTTCCATCACCAAAACCTCATAAGCTCAACATGGGAGAATATTTTTAGGGTTTCAACATTTAGTCCTTCAAATAGTAAGAGATTTCAAGtccttttcttataatttttatatttttgtggtCTCGGGAGCTTGATTTTGCTAACTCGTatatcaatttgtaaaattgttaaagttttaaaaagttttcattgtttatttcttgaaatttttggtgttaaatggttagattttaaatttagatatgaaaaatgactaatttgtaagGTAAAAATTATTAATTCTGAACATAGGAACTAAAGTGTGAATATCTCAAATTTAGCACAAAAATTTTTTGTAAATATAGATTTTATAGGGCTGTAGAAGGATAAAATTGAGAATAATGGCAATTTCgattttagagactaaattgaataaaataaaaaacttgagGGAATATCCA from Gossypium arboreum isolate Shixiya-1 chromosome 1, ASM2569848v2, whole genome shotgun sequence harbors:
- the LOC108482602 gene encoding uncharacterized protein LOC108482602 codes for the protein MTSFSFFTYSTNMQLTIFEKQTTQGLDIPASPVAEENRGRRKSYMASSSSGRRPRCTCSSRPGSVPCGRHGYMVPKQNMKRYSANKEILRRALTPSPNRKMTLRWWNFKPTPSRLSNMSMA